From Algoriphagus sp. NG3, the proteins below share one genomic window:
- a CDS encoding ABC transporter permease, with protein MFSLINILGLSIGMAACLLIFRYVNFELSYDEFRKTTLYRVTSSAFLNGEMVGNRAQTAPAIAPAMQRDIPEVIQAARVVHTAPLMSDPVIQVDNRSFHEERIYYADSSFLEMFSYSMVQGNSGNALSKPGYVVLSESMARKYFPDLDGVLGQAITFFMGDRGQTQLEVRGIFEDIPHNSHLKTDFIISFNSIPWNLDEDWDWGNFYNYVEVLPESDPAVVKSKLYDISEKYRGETLAEWRKDGYYQEFDLQPIQQIHLDSNLEAEAEVNGSRRTVTFLTLIAFFILVIAWINYLNLTTAKAIERAKEIGIRKVVGSNRAQLIFQFMSESFLVNLIAAVLAIVVSQLLMTPFQTFTSGYFAPVFDAELGIGILGLFLLGTFFSGIYPAVALSYQPAQMIKGSLPNFRKGVLLRKGLVAFQFAISIALIAGTLGVREQLAFMQQQDMGMNIDQTLIVKGPGIKDSTYQNQLDFFKSEVQKLPVVQKVSVSSNIPGQQLSWARTFYQPTKTETRKGVHIVAVDEDFFELYDTDFLAGRNFSYEFSSDRGAIIFNETAIRQLGFNSPEEAVQQTVIWDEADNDQHSKEILGVIRDFNQESLHKEVGPMVFALKEYLNAPWAGEYYSLKITATDYPKALEQIQGSWNQAFSGSPFDYFFLDDYFNNQYQSDRQFAKIFSLFAGLAILIACLGLFGLSSYMALQRTKEIGIRKVLGATVFTVVSMLSRDFLKLVSIVSIIVLPVIYFFMQKWLQNFAYQMEISWWMLILPVMLVWFMALVTISFQTIKTALMNPVKSLKSE; from the coding sequence ATGTTTTCGTTGATCAATATTCTCGGCCTGTCTATAGGAATGGCGGCCTGTCTTCTAATTTTCAGGTATGTGAATTTTGAGCTGAGTTATGATGAGTTTCGCAAAACTACACTATACCGCGTAACAAGCTCAGCATTCCTTAACGGGGAAATGGTAGGAAATCGGGCCCAAACCGCTCCTGCAATTGCTCCCGCAATGCAAAGGGATATCCCCGAGGTAATTCAGGCAGCCAGGGTAGTCCATACTGCTCCATTGATGTCGGATCCCGTTATCCAAGTGGATAATCGCAGTTTCCATGAGGAAAGGATTTACTACGCTGATTCTTCTTTTTTGGAGATGTTTTCGTATAGCATGGTGCAAGGTAATTCCGGCAATGCACTGTCAAAGCCGGGCTACGTGGTGTTGTCTGAGTCAATGGCCAGGAAATATTTCCCTGATCTTGATGGGGTATTAGGACAGGCTATTACTTTTTTCATGGGAGATAGAGGTCAGACGCAGTTGGAAGTCAGGGGGATTTTTGAGGATATTCCACACAATTCCCATCTTAAGACAGATTTTATCATCTCCTTCAATTCCATCCCCTGGAATCTCGATGAAGATTGGGATTGGGGAAATTTTTACAATTATGTCGAAGTCTTGCCGGAAAGTGATCCCGCAGTTGTAAAGAGCAAACTCTATGACATATCGGAAAAATACAGGGGAGAAACATTAGCCGAATGGCGAAAGGACGGATATTATCAGGAATTTGACCTGCAGCCCATCCAGCAAATTCATCTGGATTCAAACTTGGAGGCGGAAGCGGAAGTAAACGGGAGCCGTCGGACCGTCACCTTCCTTACACTTATTGCCTTTTTTATATTGGTTATTGCCTGGATCAACTACCTAAACCTGACGACTGCCAAGGCGATAGAACGGGCCAAAGAGATTGGGATCAGAAAAGTGGTTGGATCAAACAGAGCGCAATTGATTTTCCAGTTTATGTCAGAATCGTTTCTGGTCAATTTGATAGCAGCGGTACTGGCAATTGTGGTCTCACAGCTTTTGATGACTCCGTTTCAAACATTCACTTCGGGATACTTTGCCCCGGTATTTGATGCGGAACTGGGAATAGGCATCTTAGGCTTGTTTTTGCTAGGGACGTTTTTTTCGGGAATTTATCCGGCAGTGGCATTATCGTATCAACCTGCCCAGATGATTAAGGGAAGTCTTCCAAACTTCAGAAAAGGAGTTTTGTTGAGAAAAGGCTTGGTTGCCTTTCAATTTGCTATTTCCATTGCTTTGATTGCAGGTACCCTAGGTGTACGTGAACAGTTGGCCTTTATGCAGCAACAGGATATGGGGATGAATATCGATCAAACCCTTATCGTGAAAGGGCCTGGTATCAAGGATTCTACTTACCAAAACCAATTGGATTTTTTTAAAAGTGAGGTGCAAAAGCTGCCCGTAGTTCAGAAAGTCAGTGTGTCATCCAATATTCCGGGACAACAACTGAGCTGGGCCAGAACCTTTTATCAGCCTACAAAGACAGAAACCAGAAAAGGCGTTCATATCGTCGCAGTGGATGAGGATTTTTTTGAATTATATGACACTGATTTCTTGGCAGGCCGCAACTTTTCATATGAGTTTTCTTCTGATCGCGGAGCCATCATTTTTAATGAGACAGCCATTAGGCAACTGGGATTCAACAGTCCCGAGGAAGCGGTTCAACAAACGGTCATCTGGGATGAAGCGGATAATGATCAGCACTCTAAAGAAATTCTTGGGGTAATCAGGGATTTCAATCAGGAATCCTTACACAAAGAAGTAGGGCCTATGGTCTTTGCTCTGAAAGAGTATCTGAATGCCCCATGGGCGGGGGAATATTATTCTCTCAAAATCACAGCTACTGATTATCCAAAGGCATTAGAACAAATACAGGGTAGTTGGAACCAAGCATTTTCAGGAAGCCCGTTTGACTACTTTTTTCTGGATGATTATTTCAACAACCAATATCAATCGGACAGGCAGTTCGCAAAAATTTTCAGTCTGTTTGCAGGTTTGGCCATCTTGATTGCCTGCTTGGGACTTTTTGGTCTATCTTCTTATATGGCCTTACAGCGTACCAAAGAAATTGGGATAAGGAAGGTGTTAGGGGCAACTGTCTTCACTGTGGTAAGTATGCTTTCCAGGGATTTTCTGAAACTAGTGAGCATAGTTAGTATAATTGTCCTTCCAGTCATCTACTTCTTTATGCAAAAATGGCTGCAAAACTTCGCTTATCAGATGGAGATCAGCTGGTGGATGCTGATTCTGCCAGTGATGCTGGTCTGGTTTATGGCCCTGGTGACCATTAGTTTTCAAACGATTAAAACGGCTCTTATGAATCCGGTGAAGAGTCTGAAGAGTGAGTGA
- a CDS encoding VCBS repeat-containing protein has protein sequence MFFIPFFYLLLVFQAEKEPVFEPQILDSEISIGYGIAIGDVDGDGKPDILLADKNAFVWYRNGDWKKHIMAENLTLSDNVCIAAQDIDGDGKVEVAVGAQWNPGETSDTAKSGAVFYLIRPEDPTQTWTSKQLHHEPTTHRMRWVKSGDSGQLIVVPLHGRGNTNGEGAGVKVIAYDFPADPTDDWAYKVIDESMHLTHNLDVIGDASDNAVLLGGKEGVNLLTRSNASWSKERINLPANPGVGELRLGNETGQNQFLATIEPMHGTTLVAYESSGKNLLSSDLKRNILDTELKDGHALAVGDFLGLGSDQIAVGWRLPNEAGEFGIKLFIPKNGSFSEYEELWIDKNGMACEDLQAADLDGDGKLDLIASGRSTQNLKIYWNKSK, from the coding sequence ATGTTTTTCATTCCTTTCTTTTACTTGCTCCTAGTGTTTCAGGCAGAAAAAGAACCTGTTTTTGAACCCCAAATCCTCGATTCCGAAATATCGATAGGCTATGGAATTGCCATTGGGGATGTAGATGGAGACGGCAAACCCGATATACTTCTGGCTGACAAAAATGCCTTTGTGTGGTATAGAAATGGAGATTGGAAAAAACATATCATGGCCGAAAACCTTACCCTTTCGGATAATGTCTGCATTGCAGCTCAGGATATAGACGGGGATGGAAAAGTAGAAGTGGCAGTAGGTGCCCAGTGGAATCCCGGAGAAACTTCAGATACCGCAAAATCCGGAGCTGTCTTTTACCTTATCCGACCGGAGGATCCAACCCAGACCTGGACTTCAAAACAACTACACCACGAACCTACCACACATCGGATGCGCTGGGTAAAATCCGGGGATTCTGGCCAATTGATCGTGGTCCCCCTGCATGGCAGAGGAAATACAAACGGGGAAGGCGCAGGAGTCAAAGTCATTGCTTATGACTTTCCTGCCGATCCTACAGACGATTGGGCGTATAAGGTAATCGATGAAAGCATGCATCTTACACACAATCTGGATGTTATAGGTGACGCATCGGACAATGCAGTTCTTTTGGGTGGAAAAGAAGGGGTAAATCTTTTGACCCGTTCAAATGCTTCTTGGTCAAAAGAAAGAATTAATCTTCCTGCCAACCCAGGCGTAGGGGAACTGCGCTTAGGGAATGAAACGGGACAAAATCAATTTTTGGCTACCATAGAGCCTATGCACGGTACCACCCTGGTCGCTTATGAAAGTTCGGGTAAAAACTTATTGTCATCAGATCTGAAAAGAAATATCCTTGACACCGAGCTCAAAGACGGTCACGCACTCGCAGTTGGTGATTTTTTGGGTTTGGGATCGGATCAAATCGCAGTGGGTTGGCGGCTCCCCAATGAAGCCGGAGAATTCGGCATCAAACTTTTTATACCCAAAAACGGCTCCTTCTCCGAATATGAGGAGCTATGGATAGACAAAAACGGCATGGCTTGCGAGGATTTACAGGCCGCAGACTTGGATGGAGACGGTAAGCTCGACTTGATAGCATCCGGCAGATCCACCCAAAACCTGAAGATTTATTGGAATAAGAGCAAGTAA
- a CDS encoding Pr6Pr family membrane protein: MNKALITAIFILECFALPVQYFLLLHDTEFTIFEATIRFFSYFTILTNSLVALCSFFLLTTADTRLKQFFSKSTTQTAITVYILIVGLVYNIILRPLAEFDGLHLVVSEIFHTIVPLLFLYFWIKFVPKQTLSYKWLPMWMIYPLVYVIYTLFHGIFSGFYPYPFIDAGKLGYAVATTNGVFVLVAFILLSAILIAFGKFRTKVNITDEGTS; the protein is encoded by the coding sequence ATGAATAAAGCTCTGATCACAGCCATCTTTATCTTAGAATGTTTTGCCCTACCGGTGCAATATTTCCTCTTATTACATGATACTGAGTTTACGATCTTCGAGGCAACAATACGGTTTTTCAGCTATTTCACTATCCTGACCAATTCACTGGTTGCACTTTGTTCATTTTTCCTCCTTACAACTGCTGATACCAGATTAAAGCAGTTTTTTAGCAAAAGCACCACACAAACAGCCATCACAGTATATATTTTAATAGTGGGATTGGTTTATAATATTATCCTGAGACCGCTCGCAGAGTTCGATGGTCTTCACCTAGTAGTATCTGAAATATTCCACACCATAGTCCCCTTGCTCTTTCTGTACTTCTGGATAAAGTTTGTCCCCAAACAGACTCTTTCCTATAAATGGCTTCCAATGTGGATGATCTATCCACTGGTGTATGTTATCTATACCCTTTTCCATGGAATATTTTCAGGGTTTTACCCTTATCCGTTTATTGATGCGGGCAAACTGGGCTATGCCGTAGCGACGACAAACGGTGTTTTTGTATTGGTGGCTTTTATACTACTCTCAGCGATACTGATTGCCTTTGGGAAATTTAGGACAAAAGTGAATATAACTGATGAAGGAACCAGCTAG
- a CDS encoding ABC transporter permease: protein MLKNYLKIAWRNILQKKLFSGINIIGLAVGILTALFIFLYVADEVGYDQFHTKAENTYRIRHNYFMADQDYDWHETAVPLAEKMRDQFPEVEHLTSTTAPFDYSFRYEDSIVDEVRTLHADGEFFNVFDFNLLAGNPQTALSEPNSIVISESTVPQLFDGQEKVFSDQALGKTLILDGEEYTVTGVLETPVEKSHLQFDAIVSIHGLISNGYSKETWLPAGIVNYVVLREGADLGTINSRFKQIEEDFLWPQLNKHLGASIAKLENNRAQYGYYLEPILDIHLVRNGNLKYILLFSTTGFLILFLVIINFINLFISSANSRIKEVGIRKTLGAGKNELAKQFFVEATLLCTIAFTLALSAVPLVIRPFNNFVGTELSLAQFSTPYYGVALLGLLATIILFSSAYPAFYLGSVKTIKAVKGIGSGKQSESKSGIQKPFVVFQYAVSISLVICFITLFEQLAYMREKNPGFAKENVVVMPGAYSFEGNREAFKQKLTALSAVQAASFSYAVPGSTFDATSLFRKEGEDKDFQFYWMNADYDFLHTYDIEVLEGRGFSEAFPTDTAAVLLNEVAAAQLGKDGLIDSYLTNHFGDKIKVIGVIGNFNFEHFKNEVKPLAIALSRTDSYELFVSVKLNAGNPQPVLKEIESYWTELNNGASFRYSFMDERLNNLYQIEERTGKIIGLFTVLAVIICSLGLFGLITFSAAKRTKEVGIRKVLGASEWEITYLLSREFLLLVLMAFGITVPITYMALESWLQQFANRIEIGMGTFLISGVVIFLISGLILSFQIIKTAMINPVKSLKSE from the coding sequence ATGCTAAAAAACTACCTGAAAATCGCCTGGAGAAATATTTTGCAGAAAAAGCTGTTCTCGGGGATTAATATTATAGGACTGGCTGTGGGGATTCTGACTGCACTGTTTATTTTCCTGTATGTAGCGGATGAGGTGGGGTATGATCAATTTCACACCAAGGCAGAAAATACCTATAGGATTCGCCATAACTATTTTATGGCGGATCAGGATTATGATTGGCATGAAACAGCTGTGCCCTTGGCCGAAAAAATGCGTGATCAATTTCCTGAAGTGGAGCACCTGACAAGCACCACAGCACCATTTGATTATTCATTCAGATACGAGGACAGCATAGTGGATGAGGTTAGAACCCTTCATGCTGATGGGGAGTTTTTTAATGTTTTTGATTTTAACCTTTTGGCAGGAAATCCGCAAACAGCACTGTCTGAACCTAATTCAATTGTAATCTCAGAAAGTACTGTTCCGCAATTATTTGATGGTCAGGAAAAGGTATTTTCCGATCAGGCATTAGGCAAAACGCTTATTTTGGATGGGGAGGAATATACGGTTACCGGTGTACTGGAAACCCCTGTGGAAAAATCCCATCTGCAGTTTGATGCCATCGTATCCATTCATGGACTGATATCTAACGGATACAGTAAAGAAACTTGGTTGCCCGCGGGTATAGTGAATTATGTGGTGCTAAGAGAAGGTGCTGACCTAGGCACGATAAATTCAAGATTTAAACAGATTGAAGAAGATTTTCTATGGCCTCAGCTAAATAAGCATTTGGGAGCATCCATAGCCAAACTGGAAAACAACAGAGCTCAATATGGCTATTATCTGGAGCCTATTCTGGACATTCATCTGGTAAGAAATGGAAACCTGAAGTACATCCTACTATTTTCCACCACCGGTTTCTTAATCCTGTTCTTGGTCATCATCAATTTTATCAATCTATTTATTTCAAGCGCAAATAGCCGAATAAAAGAAGTAGGTATCCGTAAAACATTGGGAGCTGGAAAAAATGAGCTTGCAAAGCAGTTCTTTGTAGAAGCTACCTTGCTTTGTACCATCGCGTTTACATTGGCACTAAGCGCGGTACCGTTAGTGATCCGCCCGTTCAATAATTTTGTGGGCACAGAGTTAAGTCTAGCTCAATTTAGCACTCCTTATTATGGGGTTGCACTTTTGGGATTATTGGCAACTATTATACTGTTTTCATCTGCTTATCCCGCATTTTACTTAGGTTCAGTCAAAACGATTAAGGCAGTAAAAGGCATTGGGAGTGGTAAACAAAGCGAAAGCAAAAGTGGTATTCAAAAGCCTTTTGTTGTTTTTCAATATGCTGTCAGCATCAGTTTGGTGATATGTTTTATCACCCTTTTTGAGCAACTGGCTTACATGCGGGAGAAGAACCCCGGTTTTGCCAAAGAGAATGTGGTAGTGATGCCGGGGGCTTATTCTTTTGAAGGAAATCGTGAAGCTTTCAAACAAAAACTCACGGCACTTTCAGCGGTGCAAGCAGCATCATTTTCTTATGCAGTACCCGGTAGTACCTTTGATGCTACTAGTCTATTCAGGAAAGAGGGAGAGGATAAGGATTTTCAGTTTTACTGGATGAATGCGGATTATGATTTCCTTCATACCTATGATATTGAGGTATTGGAGGGCAGGGGCTTTTCTGAAGCCTTCCCAACTGATACTGCTGCGGTTCTACTCAATGAAGTGGCGGCGGCTCAGCTAGGGAAAGATGGACTGATAGATAGCTACCTCACCAACCATTTTGGAGATAAAATCAAAGTGATAGGAGTGATTGGGAATTTTAATTTCGAGCACTTCAAAAATGAGGTTAAACCTTTGGCCATTGCCCTTTCAAGAACAGATTCCTATGAGCTTTTTGTTTCTGTAAAATTGAACGCAGGCAATCCCCAACCCGTCCTCAAGGAAATAGAATCCTATTGGACTGAGTTGAATAACGGAGCCTCATTCAGGTATTCTTTTATGGATGAGCGTTTGAACAACCTTTATCAAATAGAAGAAAGGACAGGGAAGATCATAGGTTTGTTTACTGTTTTGGCTGTGATAATCTGCAGCTTGGGCTTATTCGGATTGATTACTTTTTCTGCTGCCAAGCGTACCAAGGAAGTGGGGATCAGGAAAGTGTTGGGTGCCTCCGAATGGGAAATCACCTATTTGCTTTCCAGGGAATTTCTGTTGTTGGTCTTGATGGCCTTTGGGATTACGGTTCCCATTACCTACATGGCGCTGGAAAGTTGGCTTCAGCAGTTTGCCAATAGGATAGAAATTGGGATGGGTACATTTTTGATTTCAGGAGTGGTTATTTTCCTGATCTCAGGTTTGATCCTAAGTTTTCAGATTATTAAAACGGCTATGATAAATCCGGTGAAGAGCCTGAAGAGCGAGTGA
- a CDS encoding ABC transporter permease yields MLKNYLKIAFRNIRKNKLFSFLNITGLSIGMAVCILILLFVNYERDFDSIHTKNIYRLNEVQNWEGMVAPQKVALTMMPMGPTLKEEFPEVINYTRFAPENELLLRHGQEQITLNNTFWADSSFFQLFDFKLLEGNPSTALVQPNSLILTESSAQRIFGKESALGKTLSKANQDTVSYTVTGVIQDIPENSHLQFEGLTSFSSHFAPDDLGSWGPNWFTTYLELADGTDISSLEAKLPDYMISHMGEGADEAFTLYLQGIGDVHAGSSEITHDYINFKKFDRAYTNIFFYIALIVLFIAGINFVNLSSAKSVSRAMEIGVRKASGASRSQLYLQFIGESIVISLIAMVLAAVFVSLALPFMNEFSQRQLEFPLFREPIFLGSMLFGAVMVGILSGLYPALYLSNFNPVKVLKGSPATGKRKADFRNVLVVVQFSCAIFLIISTLFASRQVRFMQEKDLGFSHEQIITIPFGQRFTERYGTLKQSLLGSSQVLEVTASGQRLGNNLHQTGITFHGAGPSVNLATSQVVVDPDFLDVYKIELIAGRNFNDSEADNGNTYLINESLANELLHKDGQGKDIESLIGAQFGFNGMDSAGRLVGIVRDFNFNSLHHKIETLTIFNQRNWGFEELSVKISGENVPEALAQIESIWNTQIPEREFEYQFLDDHFTELYRADRTVNSIVGMLTGLSILISCLGLFGLVSFTLEQRVKEIGIRKVLGASVTTVVAILSKDFIKLVLIAIVIAVPVSWYVVNKWIEDFAYRIDISWWVFAVSGLVAILIALATVSSQAFRAALMNPVKSLKSE; encoded by the coding sequence ATGCTAAAAAACTACCTGAAAATCGCCTTCAGAAATATCCGGAAAAACAAACTTTTCTCCTTTCTGAATATAACCGGACTGTCCATAGGCATGGCGGTTTGTATCCTGATTTTGCTATTTGTGAATTATGAGCGGGATTTTGATAGCATCCATACCAAAAATATCTACCGACTGAATGAGGTGCAGAATTGGGAGGGAATGGTGGCTCCACAAAAAGTAGCATTGACTATGATGCCGATGGGACCGACATTGAAAGAGGAATTTCCAGAAGTGATTAATTATACCAGATTTGCTCCTGAAAATGAACTGCTCCTTCGCCATGGCCAGGAACAAATAACATTAAATAATACGTTTTGGGCTGATTCCAGTTTTTTTCAGCTTTTTGATTTCAAATTATTGGAAGGAAACCCTTCCACTGCTTTGGTACAACCAAATAGTTTAATCCTAACAGAAAGTAGTGCTCAACGGATTTTTGGTAAGGAATCGGCTTTGGGTAAAACCTTGTCAAAGGCTAATCAGGATACGGTTTCTTACACTGTTACTGGGGTGATTCAGGATATCCCTGAGAATTCCCATTTGCAATTTGAGGGATTAACCTCATTCAGCTCTCATTTCGCCCCAGACGATCTTGGAAGTTGGGGACCCAACTGGTTCACGACTTACTTGGAGTTAGCCGACGGAACAGACATTTCGAGCTTGGAAGCCAAGTTGCCTGATTATATGATATCACATATGGGTGAGGGAGCGGATGAAGCTTTTACTCTCTATTTACAAGGTATAGGCGATGTGCATGCAGGTTCCTCGGAGATTACTCATGACTATATCAACTTTAAGAAATTTGACAGAGCATATACCAATATCTTCTTTTACATCGCATTGATCGTACTTTTTATCGCCGGGATCAATTTTGTGAATTTATCCTCTGCCAAATCAGTAAGCCGCGCCATGGAGATCGGCGTAAGAAAAGCTTCAGGAGCGTCCCGGTCTCAATTGTACTTGCAGTTTATTGGGGAATCCATTGTAATCAGCCTGATTGCGATGGTACTGGCTGCAGTTTTCGTATCCCTTGCTCTTCCATTTATGAACGAATTCAGTCAGCGGCAGCTTGAGTTTCCGTTATTCAGGGAGCCAATATTCTTAGGCTCAATGCTATTTGGGGCTGTAATGGTAGGAATTCTTTCTGGTTTGTACCCTGCGCTTTACCTTTCTAATTTTAATCCGGTGAAGGTTTTGAAAGGCTCCCCAGCCACAGGGAAAAGAAAAGCTGATTTTAGAAATGTGCTGGTAGTAGTGCAGTTTAGCTGTGCTATTTTCCTGATTATTTCCACCCTGTTTGCTTCACGTCAAGTGAGATTTATGCAGGAAAAAGACTTGGGATTTTCCCATGAACAGATAATCACAATCCCATTTGGGCAACGGTTTACAGAGCGATATGGGACGCTAAAGCAGTCTTTGCTTGGAAGTTCGCAGGTGCTGGAGGTCACCGCTTCCGGCCAGCGACTGGGAAACAATCTTCATCAGACAGGAATCACTTTTCATGGGGCTGGGCCATCAGTAAACCTTGCTACCTCACAAGTCGTGGTGGATCCTGACTTTTTGGATGTGTATAAGATAGAGTTGATTGCAGGAAGAAACTTCAATGACAGCGAAGCGGATAATGGAAATACCTATTTGATCAATGAATCTTTGGCCAATGAACTACTTCACAAGGATGGCCAAGGAAAGGACATAGAGTCCTTAATAGGTGCTCAGTTTGGGTTTAACGGAATGGATTCGGCAGGAAGATTAGTTGGGATTGTGAGGGATTTCAACTTTAATTCTCTGCACCATAAAATAGAAACGCTGACTATTTTTAATCAACGTAATTGGGGATTTGAGGAGCTTTCTGTAAAAATAAGCGGCGAAAATGTCCCCGAAGCACTTGCCCAAATCGAGTCCATCTGGAATACACAGATACCTGAGCGGGAATTTGAATACCAGTTTCTCGATGATCATTTCACGGAATTGTATAGAGCTGACCGAACTGTAAATAGCATTGTAGGCATGCTGACTGGGCTTTCTATTCTGATTTCCTGTCTCGGTCTTTTCGGTCTGGTGTCATTCACTTTGGAGCAGCGGGTAAAAGAAATCGGAATTCGTAAGGTTTTGGGTGCTTCCGTGACGACTGTGGTCGCAATCCTTTCTAAGGACTTTATCAAACTGGTTTTGATTGCGATAGTCATTGCGGTTCCGGTCTCCTGGTATGTGGTGAATAAGTGGATTGAGGATTTTGCGTACCGAATCGATATATCGTGGTGGGTATTTGCCGTCTCAGGACTGGTTGCTATTCTGATTGCGCTGGCGACTGTAAGTTCCCAGGCCTTTAGGGCCGCTCTGATGAATCCGGTGAAAAGTCTGAAGAGTGAGTAG